Proteins co-encoded in one Callospermophilus lateralis isolate mCalLat2 chromosome 2, mCalLat2.hap1, whole genome shotgun sequence genomic window:
- the Or10a5 gene encoding olfactory receptor 10A5 has protein sequence MTAENWTRVSEFILLSFSSLPTEIQSLLFLTFLTIYLVTLMGNSLIILVTLADPMLHSPMYFFLRNLSFLEIGFNLVIVPKMLGTLIAQDTTISFTGCAAQMYFFFFFGVAECFLLATMAYDRYVAICSPLHYPVLMNQRTRAKLAAASWFPGFPVATVQTTWLFSFPFCATNKVNHFFCDSPPVLRLVCADTARFEIYAIVGTILVVMIPCLLILCSYTRIAAAILKIPSAKGKHKAFSTCSSHLLVVSLFYVSSSLTYFRPKSNNSPESKKLLSLSYTVVTPMLNPIIYSLRNNEVKNALTRTFHKALALRSHIL, from the coding sequence ATGACGGCAGAAAACTGGACAAGAGTAAGTGAGTTTATCCTCCTGAGCTTCTCTTCCCTACCTACCGAAATACAGTCACTGCTCTTCCTGACATTTCTAACCATCTACTTGGTCACTCTCATGGGAAACAGCCTCATCATTCTGGTGACCTTGGCTGACCCCATGCTGCACAGTCCCATGTACTTTTTCCTCAGAAACTTGTCCTTCTTGGAGATTGGCTTCAACCTAGTCATTGTGCCCAAAATGCTGGGGACCCTCATTGCCCAGGACACAACCATCTCCTTCACTGGCTGTGCTGCTCAgatgtatttcttcttcttctttggggTGGCTGAATGCTTCCTCCTGGCCACCATGGCATATGATCGCTATGTAGCCATCTGCAGTCCCTTGCACTACCCAGTCCTCATGAACCAAAGGACACGTGCCAAACTGGCTGCTGCCTCCTGGTTTCCAGGCTTTCCTGTGGCTACCGTCCAGACCACGTGGCTCTTCAGCTTTCCATTTTGTGCCACCAACAAGGTGAACCACTTCTTCTGTGACAGCCCACCTGTGCTGAGGCTGGTCTGTGCAGACACAGCACGGTTTGAGATCTATGCCATTGTGGGGACCATTCTGGTCGTCATGATTCCCTGCTTGCTGATCTTATGTTCCTACACTCGCATTGCTGCTGCCATCCTCAAGATTCCATCAGCTAAAGGGAAGCACAAAGCCTTCTCTACCTGCTCCTCCCACCTCCTTGTTGTCTCCCTTTTCTATGTATCTTCAAGCCTCACCTACTTCCGGCCCAAATCAAATAATTCTCCTGAGAGCAAGAAATTGTTATCATTGTCCTACACTGTTGTGACTCCCATGTTGAACCCCATCATCTACAGCCTGAGAAATAATGAGGTGAAAAATGCCCTAACCAGGACCTTCCACAAGGCCCTAGCTCTCAGAAGCCACATCCTATAG